The Novosphingobium sp. Gsoil 351 genome contains the following window.
GTCGCGGTCGACCGGGCCGACGCCCTGGACGACTTTTTCGTAGTTGATCGGCTTGCCGGTCGGTTCATGGATCTGGCGAAAGCTGATCGCCGCGCCGGACTTGGTCGCAGGATAGATCTCCACCGGGATCGACACCAGCGCGAGCCGAATCTGTCCCTGCCAGTATGCTCTTGCGGCCATTTTCATCTTCCCGTCGCGGTAATCGCTCGTCTCCACGAATCCTCAGGGGCGCGGCGGTTCCCGAAACCGTTCATGATCCGCTCAGCGGGTGCTACTATGGTGGCTGGCCGCCGGAAATTTTGGAGTCGCCTACCATGTCCACCCGTGCCCCGTTCGCCGCGTCCGCGCTGGCGCTCGCGCTGGCTGCGTCGCCCACCGCGGCGAAGCCCGAGAGCAAGGCCGCCAAGGCGGCCGAGATGATGCGCGACCCGGTCATGCAACAGGCGATGGCCCGCACCGTGGCGGCGATGAGCGAGGCGATGCTCGACATGCCCCTCGAACCGCTCGCGCGGATGGCCGATGCGATGGGCGACCGCCGCACCGCCCGCAACATGCGCGGCGCCACCGTGGGCGACTATGCCGGCCCCGAAGCCCGCGACATGCCGCGCGAGATGAGCCGCGAGCTGCCCGCGCTGATGGGCCAGGCAGGGGGAATGGTCGCCGCAGCCGAGGAAATGACCCCCGCGCTCAAGGCGATGGCGCGTGAAATGGGCGCGCGGATGAAGGACGCGATGCGCGATGGCGCGCGCGGAACCGGCGATGACGATCGCGACTATCGCAGCGATGAGAGCACTTCGCCCGAGCGCGACGACGGCGTTCCGCCCTCCGCAAGCGAGGAGCCGAGCGATGGCCCTTATGCGACGCCCGCTCCCGACCAGGGCCCGGATCGCTAGATCGATACCCTGGATCGGGACTGGCGCCGGTCACAAAACTGCAACCTTGCCGCACCATCCCCGTCAGGAGTAATCGAACGGGGGCATGTTGACTGAACGCGCGACCGCCGCCGTAGCGGACGAGGCACCGGCATTGGCTGGCGAGGAACCGCGCTTTCTCAACCGCGAACTGAGCTGGCTGCACTTCAACCGCCGCGTTCTCGCCGAGGCTGCCAATACCTCGTATCCGCTGCTCGAACGGTTGCGTTTCCTGTCGATCAGCGGGACCAACCTCGACGAATTCTTCATGGTCCGCGTCGCGGGCTTGCGCGGCCAGCAATTGCGCAAGATCGAGGATCGCTCGATCGACGGGCTGACCCCGTCGCAGCAGCTTCCGCTGATCACCGCCAAAGCCGACGCGCTGATGGCCGACCAGCAGGCCCTGTGGCGCGAACTGCACGCCGCGCTGGGGGAGCATGCGATCCGGGTGCTTGAACTCTACGAGATCACCCGCGACGAGGGCAGCGAGCTCGAACGGTTCTTCGCCGAGCAGTTGTTGCCGATCATCACCCCTCAGGCGCTCGATCCCGCGCACCCGTTTCCGTTCATTCCCAACCTGGGGATGTCGATTCTGTTCGAGCTGAAGCGCAAGGCCGATGGCGAGGCGGTGCGCGAGCTGATCATGCTGCCGGCGGCGCTGCCCAGGTTCTATCAGTTCGACGAAGCCCGCCCGCGCTTCGTCGCGCTGGAGACGGTGCTGCGCTATTTCAGCGAGGCGCTGTTTCCGGGGTTCGAGGTGGTCGGTTCGGCCGCCTTCAGGGTGGTCCGCGACAGCGACATCGAGATCGAGGAGGAGGCCGAGGACCTCGTCCGCTATTTCCGCAGCGCGATCAAGCGCCGCCGCCGCGGCCGTGTGATCCGGCTCGAGGCCGAGAGCGCGATTCCTCCCGAACTCGCCAGCCTGATCGCGCGCGAGCTGGGCGGTGACGATGCCATGATCAGCGAGACCGACGGCCTGCTGGGGATCGCCGACCTTGCCCAGATCGTCGACATCGACCTGCCCGAGCTCAAGTTCGAGCCCTACACCCCGCGCTTTCCCGAACGGGTGCGCGAGCACGACGGCGATTGCTTCGCGGCGATCCGCGAGAAGGACATCGTCGTCCACCACCCCTACGAATCGTTCGACGTGGTGCTCGCCTTCCTGCGCCAGGCGGCGGGCGATCCCGATGTGCTGGCGATCAAGCAGACGCTCTACCGCGCGGGCAAGCAGGGCGCCGTGATCCGCGCGCTGTGCGACGCGGCGGAGGCGGGCAAGTCGGTAACCGCGGTGGTCGAGCTGAAGGCCAGGTTCGAGGAGGAGCAGAACCTCCACTGGGCAGCCCAGCTCGAGCGCTCCGGCGTGCAGGTGGTCTATGGCTTCATCGAGCTCAAGACCCACGCCAAGATCAGCCTGGTGGTGCGCCGCGAGGGCAAGGCCATTCGCAGCTACTGCCACTTCGGGACCGGCAACTATCATCCGGTGACCGCGCGGATCTACACCGACCTCAGCTTCTTCACGGCCGACCCCCAGCTTGCGGCCGAGGCCGCCGAGGTGTTCAACTACATCACCGGCTACATCGAACCGCAGCGCCTCGAACAATTGGCGATCGGCCCGCTCAACCTGCGCGAGAAGCTCTACGCGCTGATCGATCGCGAAATCGCGAACGCAAGCGCGGGCAAGCCATCGGGCATTTGGGCGAAGATGAACGCGCTTTCCAACCGGGGGGTGATCGACAAGCTCTACGAAGCGAGCGCGGCTGGCGTGCCGATACGGCTGATCGTGCGTGGGGTCTGCTGCCTGCGTCCCGGCGTGCCGGGGTTGTCCGACACGATCGAGGTCAAGTCGATCATCGGCCGCTTCCTCGAGCACAGCCGCGTCTGGGCCTTCGCCAATTGCGCGGCGATGCCCGGCGCGAGGACCGAGGTCTATATCTCGTCGGCCGACTGGATGAGCCGCAATCTCGACCGCCGGGTCGAATACGCGCTGCCGCTGCGCAATCCGACGGTCCACGACCAGGTGCTCGAACAGGTGATGCTGGCGAACCTGCTCGATGACGAGCAGAGCTGGGAAATGCTGCCCGACGGCACCTACCGCAAGGTCGTGCCCGGCAAGCGCCCGTTCAATCTCCACACCTACTTCATGACCAATCCGTCGCTTTCCGGTCGTGGAGAGTCGTTGGGCGAGGGTGGCGCGGTGCCGAAGTTGACACTACACCGCCGCGGGTGAGCGCTCCCCGCCAGCAGGCCATCGTCGACATCGGTTCCAACTCCATCCGTCTGGTGGTGTTCGGCGGCGCTCCGCGCGCGCCCGTGGTGCTTTACAATGAAAAGCTGATGGCCGGGCTGGGACGCGGGGTGGTTGCGTCCGGCCGGCTCGATCAGGGTGCGGTCCGGGTGGCGCTGGCGGGGCTCGCGCGGTTCGCCGAACTGATCCGGGCGATGGACCTCGATTCCCTCGACGTGGTCGCGACCGCCGCGGTGCGCGAGGCGGAAAACGGCGAGGAGTTCCTGGCCGCGGTGCGCGATCTGGGCCTGCCCGCGCGGATACTCGACGGCGCTGGCGAGGCAAGGGCGGCGGGTTTCGGAGTGATCGCCGGGCTTCCGAGTGCCAACGGGACGGTCGCCGATCTGGGCGGCGGATCGCTCGAACTTGTCCGCGTCGCCGATGGCGAAGTTGGCGAGAGCGCGTCGTTTCCGCTCGGCGCGATGCGGGTCGCCTCGCTGCGCGCGAAAGGTCCGGCAAAGCTCAAGCGCGCGGTTGCCGAGGCGGTGCGCGGCCTGGCATGGCGCGAGCAGGCTATCGGCAAGCCGCTCTATCTGGTCGGCGGATCATGGCGCACGCTGGCGCGGCTGCACATGCACCTCGCCGGGTTTCCGCTGCCGGTGATCGCCAACTACGGCTTTTCGGCGAGCGAGGTGAAGCCGATGCGGCGCTCGCTCGCCGCTACCAGCGCTGCCGCTCTTAACGCGGTGCCCGGCGTCAAGTCCTCGCGCCTGCCTCAGATCGGCGATGCCGGAGCGCTGCTCGCCGAACTGAGCGAGGCGCTGAAACCGGACCGTTGCGTGGTCTCGGCGTTCGGACTGCGCGAGGGGCTGCTGTTCGCCCGGCTCGATGCAGAGGAGCGCGCGCGCGATCCCCTGATTGAAGGCGCGCGGTTCATGGCCGCCGCGCAGCAGCAGGTGCCCGGTTACTCTGACGCACTATGCGCCTGGCTCGACCAGTTGTTCGGCGAGGAGGCGCACGACCTCACGCGCTTGCGCAACGCGGTGTGCC
Protein-coding sequences here:
- a CDS encoding RNA degradosome polyphosphate kinase, with the translated sequence MLTERATAAVADEAPALAGEEPRFLNRELSWLHFNRRVLAEAANTSYPLLERLRFLSISGTNLDEFFMVRVAGLRGQQLRKIEDRSIDGLTPSQQLPLITAKADALMADQQALWRELHAALGEHAIRVLELYEITRDEGSELERFFAEQLLPIITPQALDPAHPFPFIPNLGMSILFELKRKADGEAVRELIMLPAALPRFYQFDEARPRFVALETVLRYFSEALFPGFEVVGSAAFRVVRDSDIEIEEEAEDLVRYFRSAIKRRRRGRVIRLEAESAIPPELASLIARELGGDDAMISETDGLLGIADLAQIVDIDLPELKFEPYTPRFPERVREHDGDCFAAIREKDIVVHHPYESFDVVLAFLRQAAGDPDVLAIKQTLYRAGKQGAVIRALCDAAEAGKSVTAVVELKARFEEEQNLHWAAQLERSGVQVVYGFIELKTHAKISLVVRREGKAIRSYCHFGTGNYHPVTARIYTDLSFFTADPQLAAEAAEVFNYITGYIEPQRLEQLAIGPLNLREKLYALIDREIANASAGKPSGIWAKMNALSNRGVIDKLYEASAAGVPIRLIVRGVCCLRPGVPGLSDTIEVKSIIGRFLEHSRVWAFANCAAMPGARTEVYISSADWMSRNLDRRVEYALPLRNPTVHDQVLEQVMLANLLDDEQSWEMLPDGTYRKVVPGKRPFNLHTYFMTNPSLSGRGESLGEGGAVPKLTLHRRG
- a CDS encoding Ppx/GppA family phosphatase, with product MSAPRQQAIVDIGSNSIRLVVFGGAPRAPVVLYNEKLMAGLGRGVVASGRLDQGAVRVALAGLARFAELIRAMDLDSLDVVATAAVREAENGEEFLAAVRDLGLPARILDGAGEARAAGFGVIAGLPSANGTVADLGGGSLELVRVADGEVGESASFPLGAMRVASLRAKGPAKLKRAVAEAVRGLAWREQAIGKPLYLVGGSWRTLARLHMHLAGFPLPVIANYGFSASEVKPMRRSLAATSAAALNAVPGVKSSRLPQIGDAGALLAELSEALKPDRCVVSAFGLREGLLFARLDAEERARDPLIEGARFMAAAQQQVPGYSDALCAWLDQLFGEEAHDLTRLRNAVCLLRGTGWSSNPEFRALGGEEMALHGNWTGITAAERATMAMALFVGMGGSGDAPPPILAELADQERLSRAKAWGLAMRLAQRIAGGAPALLGATRMAREEGRLVVTLPPGHAALLDATVERRAARLATALGLSGATVLA